From a single Oreochromis niloticus isolate F11D_XX linkage group LG4, O_niloticus_UMD_NMBU, whole genome shotgun sequence genomic region:
- the LOC102083140 gene encoding protein FAM104A, whose protein sequence is MLTESRKRQHSGGDEENGHLVPQAKRQTRAHPLSPEPGRDAWDSESSNSESSSSISSPERAAGSCVSQCAQGPYSPLSVGNSLEPTNPVSYLHINRILKEAHFQSLQNRGHLRDT, encoded by the exons ATGTTGACTGAAAGCAG GAAACGGCAGCACAGTGGTGGTGATGAGGAGAATGGCCACCTGGTGCCCCAAGCCAAAAGGCAGACCAGAGCACATCCCCTCTCTCCTGAGCCTGGCCGTGATGCCTGGGACTCTGAG TCATCCAACagtgagagcagcagcagcatcagcagtCCTGAACGTGCAGCTGGGAGCTGCGTCAGTCAGTGTGCTCAGGGCCCCTACAGTCCGCTTAGTGTGGGCAACTCTTTGGAGCCCACGAACCCAGTGTCCTACCTGCATATCAACCGCATCCTGAAGGAGGCCCACTTCCAGAGCCTTCAAAACCGAGGTCACCTGAGAGACACATGA